In Lentisphaera araneosa HTCC2155, the genomic window TAGAGATCTTCTCCACGGTTACCATGCATATCGGATCCTAATCCGTGACCACCGTGCTCGGCGTCGATATGCTGGTTAAATTTTAAATCTACAAGGCTAGACGTCCCTGGGTCAGCCACAAAGATAACACTACCGCCGTCCCCGCCGTTGCCACCATTGGGGCCACCTTTAGGAACGTACTTCTCGCGCCGGAAACTTATGCAGCCATTGCCGCCATTTCCCGCTTTTACATAAACTTTTATTCGATCAACAAACATGAGAAAAAAAAAGCCTCAAATCCTACGATCTGAGGCTAAATTCGAATTTGAATTCGATTACTGTGCGAGTTCAGGAACAATGTTCACACGACGACCTTTTTGGTCGAACTCTACACGTCCAGTTGAAAGTGCAAAAAGAGTAAAATCTCTTCCGCAACCTACATTTTTACCTGGATGAAATTTTGTGCCACGCTGACGCACGATAATAGTACCTGCGTTAACTTTTTGACCACCAAAGCGCTTAACTCCGAGCATTTTAGGATTGGAGTCGCGACCATTCTTGATACTACCTTGTCCTTTCTTATGTGCCATAATAGTGTCTCTTACATAAATAGTTAAAATTAAAATCTTGAAAAGTGATGCCCATAATAATGTAATTCCCATAAAAGACAAGATCTAGAACTAGGAATTTTTCCAAAAAATACGTTCCTAAAATAAATTAACTGATAAGGTATAGGTTTTTGAGCTCAATAAGTAAATTTGAACATGTCTCTAAGAGCTCAAAATACAAACTCAAACAGGCAGCTTCTGAACACAAGTCACCTATGCGCAAGTTCTTAGTCACCCTGCATATAAAATTCGAAAAGCCCTCAAAATATAGCGAGGACTAAACTTCCCGAGATTCAAAAGTGTGTTATAGTAGCGCCCGATTAAGTTTAAGGACGACCAATGACAATAAATTTTAATGGCAAAGCAATGAGTTTTGATTCAGCTCTCAGTATCGCTGAGCTCCTAGCGTACGTCGAAGTGGACAGTCAAAGAATGGGCATTGCCCTTTGCCTCAACCTCGAAGTACTTCCCAAAGAAACTTGGGACAACACCCTACTTTCAGACCAAGACCGCATTGACCTCGTCGTTGCGGCTCCTGGTGGATAAATTACTGTATATACAATAAGGAAATCAAATGGCTAAAAACCTTTACAACAAAGTCTTTGAAAGACACACGGTAAAAAAGCTCTCTTCGGGCCAATACCAACTTTTCATGGGACTTCATATGATTCACGAAGTGACTTCCCCGCAAGCATTCGACATGATCAAAGAGCGTGGCTTAAATGTGCGCTACCCGCACAGAACTTTTGCGACTGTGGATCACATTATTCCCACTGACAACCAAGCACGCCCTCTTCGCGACACCATGGCCGAAGATATGTTCAATGCTCTCGAAACGAACACGGCAGCCAATGGCATCGAATTTTTCAACACCTCTACCGGCAAGCAAGGCATTGTGCACATCATTGCTCCTGAACAAGGTTTAACACAGCCCGGCATGACAATTTGCTGTGGCGATTCCCACACGTCAACTCACGGAGCTTTTGGTTCACTTGCTTTCGGCATT contains:
- the thiS gene encoding sulfur carrier protein ThiS, whose product is MTINFNGKAMSFDSALSIAELLAYVEVDSQRMGIALCLNLEVLPKETWDNTLLSDQDRIDLVVAAPGG
- the rpmA gene encoding 50S ribosomal protein L27 — its product is MAHKKGQGSIKNGRDSNPKMLGVKRFGGQKVNAGTIIVRQRGTKFHPGKNVGCGRDFTLFALSTGRVEFDQKGRRVNIVPELAQ